One window of Branchiostoma lanceolatum isolate klBraLanc5 chromosome 8, klBraLanc5.hap2, whole genome shotgun sequence genomic DNA carries:
- the LOC136440246 gene encoding chromobox protein homolog 8-like, translating to MELSAVGERVFAAECLVRKRIRKGKAEYLVKWKGWSPKYNTWEPEENILDPRLLAAFENSLRERETGGHKRGPKPKKFRLQMRLGDASVALPEPNSEGYAEQEDHGGHVRTEEEEAPGSSPDQESSQSNGLASARPAASPPSEDDPAPSPAGMSSGKDQPSPGGQQIAGSPGRSPTPARPPWERETQHKGHFGGATKSAGDEISLPSRSPAAPLNHTKASERPAPLLKVKSKTHKAKKRSKDKPKDLSVRRRVGRPKGKSKKHSHAVPAPTPPTLSPISPPHKPDSPPNKPQKDSSKRKQPVFEIWNPFEDTGSRKQQTVDSPAKARSPPLAPRPPNSRPAVCPARAAGWQPPNALMNQVLITDVTTGMVTVTVRECFTDKGFFKNRGT from the exons ATGGAGCTGTCGGCTGTAGGGGAACGAGTTTTCGCCGCCGAATGCCTGGTGAGAAAAAGGATCCGAAAG GGCAAAGCCGAGTACCTGGTGAAATGGAAGGGGTGGTCGCCCAA GTATAACACCTGGGAGCCGGAGGAGAATATTCTGGACCCCAGACTTCTCGCAGCCTTCGAAAATAG CTTACGTGAAAGGGAGACGGGTGGCCACAAGAGAGGTCCCAAGCCGAAAAAGTTTCGTTTACAg ATGAGACTGGGGGACGCTTCTGTGGCGCTCCCCGAACCTAACTCGGAAGGGTACGCGGAGCAGGAGGACcatggcggccatgttagaaCTGAGGAGGAAGAAGCACCAGGCAGCAGTCCTGACCAAGAGTCGTCCCAATCGAACGGGCTGGCGTCGGCCCGTCCTGCCGCTTCTCCGCCGAGTGAAGACGACCCAGCCCCGAGCCCGGCCGGGATGTCTTCTGGGAAAGACCAGCCTAGCCCGGGCGGGCAGCAGATCGCAGGCAGCCCGGGGAGAAGCCCGACTCCCGCCCGGCCTCCCTGGGAAAGGGAAACCCAACACAAAGGTCACTTCGGAGGGGCAACTAAATCGGCTGGTGACGAGATCTCGCTGCCAAGCCGGAGTCCCGCCGCACCACTAAATCACACCAAGGCCTCGGAGCGACCGGCCCCGCTTCTCAAGGTGAAGTCCAAGACGCACAAAGCCAAGAAACGGTCTAAAGACAAGCCCAAGGATCTGTCCGTCCGTCGGCGTGTGGGCCGACCAAAGGGGAAAAGCAAGAAACACAGCCATGCCGTCCCCGCCCCCACCCCTCCCACTCTGTCCCCCATCTCTCCACCCCACAAGCCTGATTCACCGccaaacaaaccacaaaaagaCTCGTCCAAACGCAAGCAGCCCGTCTTCGAAATATGGAATCCATTTGAGGACACGGGCAGTCGAAAACAACAGACCGTGGACTCGCCCGCCAAGGCACGGAGCCCCCCACTTGCTCCCCGGCCGCCGAACTCCCGCCCCGCCGTGTGTCCCGCCCGGGCCGCGGGCTGGCAGCCTCCTAACGCCCTGATGAACCAGGTTCTCATCACGGACGTCACGACGGGGATGGTCACAGTCACCGTCAGGGAGTGTTTCACCGATAAAGGCTTCTTCAAGAACAGAGGAACGTGA
- the LOC136440977 gene encoding chromobox protein homolog 8-like: MMELSAFGERVFAAECLQKKRWRRGKAEYLVKWKGWSQKYNTWEPVDNILDPRLLLAFENRRRQKDGGGLKRGPKPKRLRIEEPLRAAGEGNAELETTGSPVSDPGSSHVGSDSTSHTTNVSFSEDDDDYVPCLSPESGEGSTEGSGEVLKRKLPGQAGGAGISGEGSGLVAGRGPGEANGATLGGAGPSHRMWGRGVGHANQTISPSGVGSGSAKRSEAWGFVRGNTSCLPGEQMAGERGKAVASPTTPPPHNQTTMLKNIANQQKPVSSSVVSQNKAGQSPPFGRKESASSDQENESATANSVATTPPPGPGTLAARPQTLAWPPKKRWRPTVIGGQVFITDVTANFLTVTVRECSTPQGFFKPRTD, encoded by the exons ATGATGGAACTCTCCGCGTTCGGCGAGCGGGTTTTCGCCGCGGAGTGCTTGCAGAAGAAGCGCTGGCGAAGG GGCAAGGCGGAGTACCTCGTCAAATGGAAGGGATGGTCGCAAAA ATATAATACGTGGGAACCGGTGGACAATATCCTTGACCCACGACTACTGCTGGCGTTCGAGAATAG GCGCAGACAGAAGGATGGGGGAGGTCTCAAACGCGGACCCAAGCCGAAACGCTTGCGAATTGAG GAACCCCTTAGAGCGGCTGGAGAAGGGAATGCCGAGCTGGAGACGACCGGGTCTCCCGTCTCGGACCCGGGGAGCAGCCATGTTGGATCCGACTCGACCTCGCACACGACAAACGTGTCATTTTCTGAAGACGACGACGACTACGTGCCGTGCCTCTCCCCAGAGAGCGGAGAGGGGTCCACAGAGGGCAGTGGAGAAGTGCTGAAGAGAAAGCTGCCCGGCCAAGCGGGTGGTGCAGGTATATCTGGGGAAGGCTCCGGCCTTGTAGCGGGCAGGGGGCCCGGGGAAGCCAACGGCGCAACCCTTGGCGGTGCGGGCCCCTCTCACAGGATGTGGGGTCGCGGTGTGGGCCACGCCAACCAGACTATTTCACCTTCAGGTGTAGGCAGTGGTTCGGCGAAGCGGAGTGAGGCTTGGGGTTTTGTCCGCGGGAACACCTCGTGCTTGCCAGGAGAACAGATGGCCGGGGAAAGGGGAAAAGCAGTCGCGTCACCCACGACTCCGCCCCCTCATAACCAGACCACCATGCTGAAAAACATCGCCAACCAACAAAAGCCTGTAAGTAGCTCTGTGGTTTCCCAGAACAAAGCTGGTCAATCCCCGCCGTTTGGCCGCAAGGAATCGGCTTCCTCTGACCAGGAAAACGAATCTGCCACCGCGAACTCCGTGGCGACAACACCACCGCCCGGTCCCGGGACGTTGGCAGCCCGCCCACAGACACTCGCCTGGCCGCCCAAAAAGCGCTGGCGGCCCACCGTGATCGGAGGACAGGTTTTCATTACCGATGTTACAGCCAACTTCCTGACCGTCACCGTGCGAGAGTGCAGCACACCTCAAGGGTTCTTCAAGCCCAGAACGGACTGA